The window ATCGAGCCTATCGATATCGCCCGATCGCACGATGTCGCGGGTGTACTCTGCGATCTCCTGCATGAACACATGGGGTGACAGCCGGCCGGCTTCGATCTGTTTCAATTTCGCTTCCCATTCGCCCGTCAACTCGGGAGAGGTTAAGTTGCGATCCTTCACGATCGCGACGAGGTACCTGCCGAGATCTGTGGCAACTATGTTTTTCTTGGTCCGGTCGATGTACTGTCGTTGCAGCAGCGTTTCAATCGTCGCCGCTCGCGTCGCGGGCGTGCCCAGTCCTTTCTCCTTCAGAGCTTCACGCAATTCAGCCTCGTCAACTAGCTTGCCCGCCGTGTCCATCGCCCCGAGCAAGGTGTTTTCAGTGAAGTGCTTCGGCGGGGCCGTCTCGCCCGCTTTGACGAACGGTTGGTGCGGACCGCTCTCACCCGTTTGGAAAGCGGGCAGTGTCTGTGTCTCGTCGGCATCCGCACTTTTCGGTTTGCGTGGGTATAGCACTGTCCATCCCGGTACGACGACACGCACGCCTCGCGCCCGAAACGGAAGATCACCAGCGGCCGCATCGACGACGGTCACCTCTTTCTGACAGGCGGGATAAAATGCGGCGATGAAGCGAACCACCACGGCGTCGTATACCTTCTCGGCGCGATCATTCAGACCGCTCGGTAGTGAGCCTGTGGGAATGATCGCATGGTGATCGGTGACTTTTGCACTGTTAACGATTCTGTTTGAAAACGGCAACGCACCGAGATCGAGTTCAGCAATTTCGTGCGGTTTGAGACTACTGAGCTGCTGGAAAATGGACGGGACCTCTTTTCGCATGTCCGCTGTCAGGTAACGCGAATCAGTCCGTGGGTAGGTAATCAATTTGGATTCGTAGAGCGACTGAGCCGCCGCAAGCGTATCGGCTGCGGAGATCCCAAAGCGACGATTCATGTCTCGCTGCAACTCGGTTAAGTCGTACAACTGCGGCGGCAGCGATTTCTCACCCCGCCCCTGGACCTGCTTAATCAGCAGTGGGTGGGCTGCGGCTCGGGAACGCAGTTGCTCCGCATCCGCTTGTTTCGTAAACCGATCTCCGGTGTAGCGAAAGTTAACTTTTCGGTAGGCCGTCAGCAGTTCCCAAAACGGCTCTGGGCGGAACGTGCGGATCTCATCGTCACGCCGCACGATCATGGCCAGCACCGGGGTCTGGACGCGTCCCAGACTCCACAGCAATCCCCTGACGCCGCGTTTGGCTTTCACGCCGGATAAGTCGCCCTCAGCGTTTCCACCGCGGGATCGGTAGCGCACCGTGTAGTTACGGGTCGCATTGAGTCCGACGACCCAGTCCGCTTGGCTGCGACACTTGGCCGCCGCATACAAGTTGTCATAATCGGTCAGTGGCCGGATCGAGCGAAACGCCGCGCCGATCGCACTGGGCGTGAGCGAACTGAGCCACAGTCGCTGAGTCGGTTTCCGCTCGCAACGCGTCAGCGACAGGATGTAGCGAAAAATCAGCTCGCCCTCGCGGCCTGCGTCGGTCGCACAGATCAGCGAGTCGGCTGCTCGGAAGAGCCGTTTGATAATCGCGAACTGTTTCTTGGCACCATCATCGCCACGCAACCGCAGCTCAAATTCTTCTGGAATGAACGGCAGTGAATCCAGCGTCCAGCGTTTCAGAGCCG of the Allorhodopirellula heiligendammensis genome contains:
- a CDS encoding type IA DNA topoisomerase; protein product: MAGSWGLVVKVILAEKPSVGRDLASFLKANSRRDGYLEGGGYQVTWAFGHLVELVEPGDYDPALKRWTLDSLPFIPEEFELRLRGDDGAKKQFAIIKRLFRAADSLICATDAGREGELIFRYILSLTRCERKPTQRLWLSSLTPSAIGAAFRSIRPLTDYDNLYAAAKCRSQADWVVGLNATRNYTVRYRSRGGNAEGDLSGVKAKRGVRGLLWSLGRVQTPVLAMIVRRDDEIRTFRPEPFWELLTAYRKVNFRYTGDRFTKQADAEQLRSRAAAHPLLIKQVQGRGEKSLPPQLYDLTELQRDMNRRFGISAADTLAAAQSLYESKLITYPRTDSRYLTADMRKEVPSIFQQLSSLKPHEIAELDLGALPFSNRIVNSAKVTDHHAIIPTGSLPSGLNDRAEKVYDAVVVRFIAAFYPACQKEVTVVDAAAGDLPFRARGVRVVVPGWTVLYPRKPKSADADETQTLPAFQTGESGPHQPFVKAGETAPPKHFTENTLLGAMDTAGKLVDEAELREALKEKGLGTPATRAATIETLLQRQYIDRTKKNIVATDLGRYLVAIVKDRNLTSPELTGEWEAKLKQIEAGRLSPHVFMQEIAEYTRDIVRSGDIDRLDHSTYGPCPRCGQPVIAGKRAFGCSGWKAGCPFVLQPNYGGEELSMHQIRELLQLGVTEQPIQPAGRQPFLLGMSASGVLVEIPVPQGDEQERERASKSKPARRKSSHDGEPATSGKTRRSKAARTTSDAKADGDLGACPLCGSPVTETAKAYSCSRWREGCSLTIWKTIAGKRISAATAKKLIRNGQTTTLKGFKSKAGKTFEAKLKLEGGKVGFEFS